Proteins from a single region of Scleropages formosus chromosome 22, fSclFor1.1, whole genome shotgun sequence:
- the prdm2b gene encoding PR domain zinc finger protein 2 isoform X1 yields the protein MAVPGSPVETLDSVPPHVWKGLPEEMRLKQSAINQNRIGVWATRLIPKGKRFGPFVGERKKRSQVTSNVYMWEVYFPAWGWMCVDATDPAKGNWLRYVNWARSTQEQNLFPLEINRAIYYKVLKPIEPGEELLVWYNGEDNPEIAAAIEEERASSLGRKNSPRAKRARRKLLERARARQANLGGFRNPKQSSGSKTADAEMRVSDNGPKAEGDGPSSSLELVAEDKTLSQAPSLNSSEYSSETTSEAVQEERDSGEMQQDPPLESSTSSPLDVKVLKTGEQLDMESCSQVPDEEGVGISEKDALSVSSLPKSELDPDPDLDDGDRGESHFSCQHCERHFTTKQGLERHTHIHATANHQTHTFKCRYCNKPFGSQIGCRRHERRHENGTKRRQGSLDSTGTPSLVTVSSSPDVMCSSHLRVMNSQTTGEPLEGCETEKQSKEMERAILLDENKESKELHPCKYCKKTFGTHTNMRRHQRRIHERHLLPKVVRRKDMLMQEGQPHHHQQQPALPPQESPSASPPTVYLPSGDAEDEGTPEDMIDISNNISENLSLYIDGKILSTSAVSTCEVIEVDSSSASLFGLDAMIVSPDKVTHAVTVETTACTVKEISNSVQMATKRRTSTPPLLPKIKTKSESNPAMSSTASSSSSSTSSVVGGLFPQTDTFPFHKEKTVYLSPKLKQLLQTQDSQKSTLTLPPESHRLISPTMSVTTLPAGTGRFKRRTASPPNSPQLSPVQKIESSQTEGTAMFAVKVPKSESLCRSPGWSLSNKDDRDILSPPGVDAFKASALHWPSARSGGSSCNQQPLDLSSAVGKRNDSLNKGPGEAVLDLSIHRKSSVDSEVKATQPVAKKRKPNTSMLEKVLMNEYAGVEPDEVPGILGSSRLVSAADTPGRSSDINCTNPEGLQSESTLHPPPPSLTPVTMNPPSPHTPTLASPTPPPPVLPTVPSPLPLSSSPNFHLSSSSALCSLPVLSPKSSPRSIEFNLEDPSPVCDSDIGRLQSQPEVFSFHKGDVDIVASFLNPNIHSQDQENTGLITSSTDSSAIFETLQSSALGTTVPKDDKDSPSNYSNALVIGTSETVDRTFAPGYDLTEASSNHTVTLCKGTECLKESLFSSTPRSLDPPVLNASLPESPLTPSSLPAVTSESPPMLVLPPSPVSAVIKEEPQLKDKPVEMSVRPDSAVSGRASDEESCDLEPFCKNFVCNVCEKLFCSIKELSRHITEHTLEWPFKCEFCVQLFGNATALLEHRSSLHGVGRIYICSVCNKEFAFLCNLQQHQNDLHPGQDCTHTVMENGKLRPQNYNDPSRTSMECSPSTTDCETFAESASRVHAKSQKGEEEELEDSSEELYTTIKIMASEGGKPKDPDVRLGINQHYPSFKPPPFPYHNRTPAGSVTSATNFTTRNIPQTFSTAIRCTKCGKSFDNMPELHKHILACANASDKKRYTPKKNPIPLKQIAKPQNGTVSPPMTISTGQNVARRTGQPKRLTFCQEQSSKVKLSVLNKKKNQLVQKAISQRNKSSAIMKKDEQQENHVCPHCNREFTYLGSLNKHVTVSCPMKPASKKAKKSRPESIVVQDKNANLRRRTADAEIKQQASDTVHKPLGKTRARSSGPPDISSLPLKPLPSRGKVAALQVRPKRPAGLQPASVALGKKSKRDNTLQPSPSLVFPNNSAQRPIMRMQRGGKEVPLRKMEEAKPQQQLKKEERFSTKMRERVGGPVTRSLQLASVTSQAEVKAEDLSSQETRESQETLLKLAR from the exons ATGGCAGTGCCTGGGAGTCCCGTGGAGACCCTGGACAGCGTCCCACCTCATGTGTGGAAAGGGCTTCCAGAGGAAATGAGGCTGAAGCAGTCAGCTATCAATCAAAATCGCATTG GTGTCTGGGCTACCAGACTCATCCCCAAGGGCAAAAGGTTTGGCCCATTTGTaggggagagaaagaagaggTCCCAGGTCACCAGCAATGTGTACATGTGGGAG GTTTATTTCCCTGCTTGGGGATGGATGTGTGTGGATGCCACTGATCCTGCGAAGGGGAACTGGCTACGGTATGTGAACTGGGCCCGCTCCACGCAAGAGCAAAACCTTTTCCCTTTGGAAATCAACAGAGCCATTTATTACAAAGTGCTGAAG CCAATCGAACCGGGCGAAGAGCTGCTGGTTTGGTACAATGGGGAAGACAACCCCGAGATAGCAGCTGCAATAGAGGAAGAGCGAGCCAGCAGTTTGGGCAGGAAAAACTCGCCCAGAGCCAAAAGAG CACGAAGGAAGCTATTGGAGAGGGCAAGAGCCAGACAGGCCAATTTGGGAGGATTCCGAAATCCAAAGCAGTCTAGTGGAAGCAAGACAGCTGATGCAGAAATGCGTGTTTCAGACAATG GTCCCAAAGCAGAAGGTGATGGACCTTCCTCCTCTTTAGAATTAGTGGCAGAAGACAAGACTTTGTCTCAGGCACCCTCCCTGAATTCCAGTGAGTATTCTTCCGAAACCACCTCTGAGGCAGTTCAGGAAGAGCGGGACTCAGGAGAAATGCAGCAGGATCCACCTCTGGAGTCAAGCACATCATCCCCACTTGATGTCAAGGTATTGAAGACTGGTGAGCAGCTTGACATGGAGTCCTGCTCACAGGTTCCTGATGAGGAAGGTGTTGGAATCTCTGAGAAGGATGCATTGTCTGTTTCTTCGCTGCCAAAATCTGAGCTTGATCCAGATCCTGACCTTGATGATGGAGATCGGGGGGAGTCTCACTTTTCTTGCCAGCATTGTGAACGCCATTTCACCACTAAGCAGGGCTTGGAacgtcacacacacattcatgccACTGCAAATCACCAGACTCATACTTTCAAATGTCGGTATTGCAACAAGCCTTTCGGCTCTCAGATTGGCTGCCGAAGACATGAGCGTAGGCATGAAAATGGGACAAAGAGAAGACAAGGTTCTCTTGATTCAACTGGAACTCCTTCTTTGGTGACTGTCAGTTCAAGCCCAGACGTTATGTGTTCTAGTCATCTTAGGGTCATGAATTCACAGACCACGGGTGAGCCTCTAGAAGGttgtgaaacagaaaaacaaagcaaagaaatggaACGGGCCATTCTTTTGGATGAAAATAAAGAATCAAAAGAACTTCATCCTTGCAAGTATTGTAAGAAAACTTTTGGAACCCATACCAACATGCGGAGGCACCAGCGTAGAATCCATGAGCGGCACCTTCTGCCAAAGGTGGTCCGTAGGAAAGATATGTTGATGCAGGAGGGACAGccccatcatcatcagcagcagcctgCACTGCCACCTCAAGAATCCCCTAGTGCTAGCCCACCTACAGTATATTTGCCCAGTGGTGATGCAGAAGATGAGGGGACTCCGGAGGACATGATTGACATTTCTAATAACATCTCTGAAAATCTCAGCTTGTACATTGATGGGAAGATTTTGTCCACCAGTGCTGTCAGTACCTGTGAAGTAATTGAGGTTGACTCCAGCTCTGCTTCATTATTTGGCCTTGATGCCATGATTGTTAGCCCTGACAAGGTCACTCATGCTGTCACAGTAGAAACCACAGCTTGCACAGTAAAGGAAATTTCAAATTCTGTTCAAATGGCAACAAAAAGAAGAACCTCTACACCACCTCTCCTCccgaaaattaaaacaaagtcagAATCTAATCCTGCCATGTCTTCCACGgcttcatcttcctcctcatcgACTTCATCTGTAGTGGGAGGCCTCTTTCCTCAAACAGATACATTTCCCTTTCATAAGGAAAAAACTGTGTATCTTTCACCAAAGCTGAAACAGCTCTTGCAGACTCAGGATAGCCAGAAGTCCACATTGACTTTGCCTCCAGAAAGTCACAGGTTGATTTCTCCTACAATGTCAGTTACGACACTACCAGCAGGTACGGGGAGGTTTAAAAGAAGAACGGCATCACCACCAAATTCCCCACAGCTCAGTCCTGTGCAAAAGATTGAAAGCTCTCAGACAGAAGGTACAGCTATGTTTGCAGTAAAAGTGCCAAAATCGGAAAGCCTGTGCAGGTCCCCAGGTTGGAGTCTGTCAAACAAAGATGACAGGGACATTTTGAGTCCCCCAGGAGTGGATGCATTCAAAGCTTCTGCTCTGCACTGGCCATCTGCAAGAAGTGGGGGCAGTTCCTGTAACCAGCAGCCTCTTGATCTTTCTAGTGCTGTTGGTAAAAGAAATGATAGTCTGAATAAGGGGCCTGGGGAAGCTGTACTGGACCTAAGCATTCACCGGAAAAGCTCAGTTGATTCTGAAGTAAAGGCAACGCAGCCGGTTGCTAAGAAGAGGAAGCCCAACACAAGCATGCTGGAGAAAGTCCTGATGAATGAGTATGCTGGTGTAGAGCCAGATGAAGTTCCAGGTATCCTTGGTAGCTCAAGACTTGTGTCCGCAGCAGACACACCAGGCAGGTCTTCAGATATAAATTGCACTAATCCGGAAGGGCTTCAGTCGGAATCGACACTtcaccctcccccaccctccttAACCCCAGTGACTATGAATCCACCTTCTCCCCACACTCCAACCTTAGCATCTCCAACCCCACCTCCCCCAGTTCTTCCCACTGTtccttcccctctccctctctcttcctcaccCAACTTCCACCTTTCTAGCTCTTCAGCACTGTGTTCTCTACCGGTCCTGTCACCTAAATCTTCTCCCAGGTCGATTGAATTTAATCTGGAAGATCCTTCACCAGTCTGTGATTCAGATATTGGAAGGTTACAGTCTCAGCCAGAAGTGTTCAGTTTCCATAAAGGAGATGTAGATATTGTTGCCAGTTTCTTAAACCCAAATATACATTCACAAGATCAGGAAAATACAGGTTTAATTACCTCCTCAACAGATTCCTCTGCAATATTTGAAACACTACAGTCTTCTGCTTTGGGTACCACAGTACCTAAAGATGATAAGGATTCACCAAGCAATTACTCTAATGCACTAGTTATAGGCACCTCAGAAACGGTTGATCGTACTTTTGCTCCTGGGTATGATCTTACAGAAGCTTCATCGAACCACACTGTCACTCTGTGTAAGGGGACAGAGTGTCTCAAGGAGTCTCTGTTCTCATCTACGCCTCGTTCTCTTGACCCTCCTGTCCTTAATGCCTCTTTGCCAGAATCTCCACTGACTCCTTCATCCCTCCCTGCTGTTACATCAGAGTCTCCACCTATGCTAGTTTTACCGCCCTCTCCCGTGTCTGCAGTTATCAAAGAAGAACCTCAACTGAAAGACAAGCCAGTAGAGATGTCTGTCCGTCCTGATAGTGCAGTTTCTGGAAGGGCTTCTGATGAAGAGTCATGTGATCTAGAGCCTTTTTGCAAGAATTTTGTGTGTAACGTCTGCGAGAAGCTTTTTTGCTCCATAAAAGAGCTGAGTCGTCATATCACAGAGCATACGTTGGAGTGGCCGTTCAAGTGCGAGTTCTGCGTGCAGTTGTTTGGAAATGCCACAGCTTTACTAGAACACCGTTCCAGCCTCCATGGTGTTGGTAGAATATACATTTGCTCTGTGTGCAATAAGGAATTTGCTTTCCTTTGTAACCTCCAACAGCATCAGAATGACTTGCACCCTGGCCAggactgcacacacactgtgatgGAAAATGGAAAGTTGAGGCCTCAGAACTACAATGATCCATCAAGGACAAGCATGGAGTGCTCGCCTTCAACTACAGACTGTGAAACGTTCGCTGAGAGTGCTTCTCGGGTACATGCTAAAAGTCAGaaaggtgaagaggaagaactGGAAGACTCCTCTGAAGAACTGTACActacaattaaaataatggcTTCTGAAGGAGGCAAGCCTAAAGATCCAGATGTGCGCCTTGGCATTAACCAGCACTACCCCAGCTTCAAACCACCCCCCTTTCCATACCACAATCGCACTCCTGCTGGCTCTGTGACCTCTGCCACAAACTTCACCACACGCAACATCCCGCAAACATTTAGCACGGCCATCCGCTGCACAAAGTGTGGCAAGAGCTTTGACAACATGCCAGAGTTGCATAAACACATTCTAGCCTGTGCCAATGCTAGTGACAAAAAGCGatacacaccaaaaaaaaaccccattcCGCTGAAGCAGATTGCAAAACCCCAGAATGGTACAGTTTCACCTCCAATGACCATCAGTACAGGACAGAATGTGGCGCGTAGGACAGGACAGCCCAAGAGGCTCACCTTCTGCCAGGAGCAGTCGAGCAAGGTAAAGCTAAGTGTACTGAACAAAAAGAAGAACCAGCTTGTCCAGAAAGCCATATCCCAACGGAATAAGTCTTCTGCTATTATGAAAAAAGATGAGCAGCAGGAGAACCATGTGTGCCCACACTGCAACCGGGAGTTCACGTATCTAGGCAGCCTCAATAAACACGTGACTGTAAGTTGTCCCATGAAACCGGCTTCTAAGAAAGCAAAGAAGAGCAGGCCCGAATCCATTGTGGTCCAGGATAAAAATGCAAATCTCCGGAGGAGAACTGCAGATGCTGAAATAAAGCAGCAAGCATCAGATACTGTACACAAGCCTTTGGGAAAAACGAGGGCTCGAAGTTCTGGGCCACCAGATATTTCCAGCTTGCCGTTAAAACCACTGCCTAGTAGAGGAAAAGTGGCTGCTTTGCAGGTACGACCAAAGAGACCAGCTGGTCTTCAACCTGCCTCAGTTGCTTTAGGCAAGAAGAGCAAAAGAGACAATACCCTACAGCCTTCCCCTTCTCTTGTATTTCCAAACAACTCTGCACAGCGTCCAATCATGAGGATGCAGCGCGGGGGCAAAGAGGTGCCGCTGAGAAAAATGGAAGAAGCGAAACCACAACAGCAACTCAAGAAAGAGGAGCGTTTTTCTACAAAGATGagggagagggtgggtgggccAGTCACACGTAGTCTTCAGTTGGCTAGTGTGACAAGCCAAGCGGAGGTCAAGGCAGAAGACCTTTCCAGCCAAGAAACCAGGGAATCtcag GAGACCCTCCTGAAACTGGCACGATAG
- the prdm2b gene encoding PR domain zinc finger protein 2 isoform X2 yields MFATPFFLSMQTEARAAVLPSNISTFQIFENTWEPTSTSQARRKLLERARARQANLGGFRNPKQSSGSKTADAEMRVSDNGPKAEGDGPSSSLELVAEDKTLSQAPSLNSSEYSSETTSEAVQEERDSGEMQQDPPLESSTSSPLDVKVLKTGEQLDMESCSQVPDEEGVGISEKDALSVSSLPKSELDPDPDLDDGDRGESHFSCQHCERHFTTKQGLERHTHIHATANHQTHTFKCRYCNKPFGSQIGCRRHERRHENGTKRRQGSLDSTGTPSLVTVSSSPDVMCSSHLRVMNSQTTGEPLEGCETEKQSKEMERAILLDENKESKELHPCKYCKKTFGTHTNMRRHQRRIHERHLLPKVVRRKDMLMQEGQPHHHQQQPALPPQESPSASPPTVYLPSGDAEDEGTPEDMIDISNNISENLSLYIDGKILSTSAVSTCEVIEVDSSSASLFGLDAMIVSPDKVTHAVTVETTACTVKEISNSVQMATKRRTSTPPLLPKIKTKSESNPAMSSTASSSSSSTSSVVGGLFPQTDTFPFHKEKTVYLSPKLKQLLQTQDSQKSTLTLPPESHRLISPTMSVTTLPAGTGRFKRRTASPPNSPQLSPVQKIESSQTEGTAMFAVKVPKSESLCRSPGWSLSNKDDRDILSPPGVDAFKASALHWPSARSGGSSCNQQPLDLSSAVGKRNDSLNKGPGEAVLDLSIHRKSSVDSEVKATQPVAKKRKPNTSMLEKVLMNEYAGVEPDEVPGILGSSRLVSAADTPGRSSDINCTNPEGLQSESTLHPPPPSLTPVTMNPPSPHTPTLASPTPPPPVLPTVPSPLPLSSSPNFHLSSSSALCSLPVLSPKSSPRSIEFNLEDPSPVCDSDIGRLQSQPEVFSFHKGDVDIVASFLNPNIHSQDQENTGLITSSTDSSAIFETLQSSALGTTVPKDDKDSPSNYSNALVIGTSETVDRTFAPGYDLTEASSNHTVTLCKGTECLKESLFSSTPRSLDPPVLNASLPESPLTPSSLPAVTSESPPMLVLPPSPVSAVIKEEPQLKDKPVEMSVRPDSAVSGRASDEESCDLEPFCKNFVCNVCEKLFCSIKELSRHITEHTLEWPFKCEFCVQLFGNATALLEHRSSLHGVGRIYICSVCNKEFAFLCNLQQHQNDLHPGQDCTHTVMENGKLRPQNYNDPSRTSMECSPSTTDCETFAESASRVHAKSQKGEEEELEDSSEELYTTIKIMASEGGKPKDPDVRLGINQHYPSFKPPPFPYHNRTPAGSVTSATNFTTRNIPQTFSTAIRCTKCGKSFDNMPELHKHILACANASDKKRYTPKKNPIPLKQIAKPQNGTVSPPMTISTGQNVARRTGQPKRLTFCQEQSSKVKLSVLNKKKNQLVQKAISQRNKSSAIMKKDEQQENHVCPHCNREFTYLGSLNKHVTVSCPMKPASKKAKKSRPESIVVQDKNANLRRRTADAEIKQQASDTVHKPLGKTRARSSGPPDISSLPLKPLPSRGKVAALQVRPKRPAGLQPASVALGKKSKRDNTLQPSPSLVFPNNSAQRPIMRMQRGGKEVPLRKMEEAKPQQQLKKEERFSTKMRERVGGPVTRSLQLASVTSQAEVKAEDLSSQETRESQETLLKLAR; encoded by the exons ATGTTTGCCACCCCCTTTTTTTTGTCTATGCAGACAGAAGCCAGAGCAGCTGTACTCCCATCAAATATTTCAACTTTTCAGATATTTGAAAATACATGGGAACCAACTAGTACTTCCCAAG CACGAAGGAAGCTATTGGAGAGGGCAAGAGCCAGACAGGCCAATTTGGGAGGATTCCGAAATCCAAAGCAGTCTAGTGGAAGCAAGACAGCTGATGCAGAAATGCGTGTTTCAGACAATG GTCCCAAAGCAGAAGGTGATGGACCTTCCTCCTCTTTAGAATTAGTGGCAGAAGACAAGACTTTGTCTCAGGCACCCTCCCTGAATTCCAGTGAGTATTCTTCCGAAACCACCTCTGAGGCAGTTCAGGAAGAGCGGGACTCAGGAGAAATGCAGCAGGATCCACCTCTGGAGTCAAGCACATCATCCCCACTTGATGTCAAGGTATTGAAGACTGGTGAGCAGCTTGACATGGAGTCCTGCTCACAGGTTCCTGATGAGGAAGGTGTTGGAATCTCTGAGAAGGATGCATTGTCTGTTTCTTCGCTGCCAAAATCTGAGCTTGATCCAGATCCTGACCTTGATGATGGAGATCGGGGGGAGTCTCACTTTTCTTGCCAGCATTGTGAACGCCATTTCACCACTAAGCAGGGCTTGGAacgtcacacacacattcatgccACTGCAAATCACCAGACTCATACTTTCAAATGTCGGTATTGCAACAAGCCTTTCGGCTCTCAGATTGGCTGCCGAAGACATGAGCGTAGGCATGAAAATGGGACAAAGAGAAGACAAGGTTCTCTTGATTCAACTGGAACTCCTTCTTTGGTGACTGTCAGTTCAAGCCCAGACGTTATGTGTTCTAGTCATCTTAGGGTCATGAATTCACAGACCACGGGTGAGCCTCTAGAAGGttgtgaaacagaaaaacaaagcaaagaaatggaACGGGCCATTCTTTTGGATGAAAATAAAGAATCAAAAGAACTTCATCCTTGCAAGTATTGTAAGAAAACTTTTGGAACCCATACCAACATGCGGAGGCACCAGCGTAGAATCCATGAGCGGCACCTTCTGCCAAAGGTGGTCCGTAGGAAAGATATGTTGATGCAGGAGGGACAGccccatcatcatcagcagcagcctgCACTGCCACCTCAAGAATCCCCTAGTGCTAGCCCACCTACAGTATATTTGCCCAGTGGTGATGCAGAAGATGAGGGGACTCCGGAGGACATGATTGACATTTCTAATAACATCTCTGAAAATCTCAGCTTGTACATTGATGGGAAGATTTTGTCCACCAGTGCTGTCAGTACCTGTGAAGTAATTGAGGTTGACTCCAGCTCTGCTTCATTATTTGGCCTTGATGCCATGATTGTTAGCCCTGACAAGGTCACTCATGCTGTCACAGTAGAAACCACAGCTTGCACAGTAAAGGAAATTTCAAATTCTGTTCAAATGGCAACAAAAAGAAGAACCTCTACACCACCTCTCCTCccgaaaattaaaacaaagtcagAATCTAATCCTGCCATGTCTTCCACGgcttcatcttcctcctcatcgACTTCATCTGTAGTGGGAGGCCTCTTTCCTCAAACAGATACATTTCCCTTTCATAAGGAAAAAACTGTGTATCTTTCACCAAAGCTGAAACAGCTCTTGCAGACTCAGGATAGCCAGAAGTCCACATTGACTTTGCCTCCAGAAAGTCACAGGTTGATTTCTCCTACAATGTCAGTTACGACACTACCAGCAGGTACGGGGAGGTTTAAAAGAAGAACGGCATCACCACCAAATTCCCCACAGCTCAGTCCTGTGCAAAAGATTGAAAGCTCTCAGACAGAAGGTACAGCTATGTTTGCAGTAAAAGTGCCAAAATCGGAAAGCCTGTGCAGGTCCCCAGGTTGGAGTCTGTCAAACAAAGATGACAGGGACATTTTGAGTCCCCCAGGAGTGGATGCATTCAAAGCTTCTGCTCTGCACTGGCCATCTGCAAGAAGTGGGGGCAGTTCCTGTAACCAGCAGCCTCTTGATCTTTCTAGTGCTGTTGGTAAAAGAAATGATAGTCTGAATAAGGGGCCTGGGGAAGCTGTACTGGACCTAAGCATTCACCGGAAAAGCTCAGTTGATTCTGAAGTAAAGGCAACGCAGCCGGTTGCTAAGAAGAGGAAGCCCAACACAAGCATGCTGGAGAAAGTCCTGATGAATGAGTATGCTGGTGTAGAGCCAGATGAAGTTCCAGGTATCCTTGGTAGCTCAAGACTTGTGTCCGCAGCAGACACACCAGGCAGGTCTTCAGATATAAATTGCACTAATCCGGAAGGGCTTCAGTCGGAATCGACACTtcaccctcccccaccctccttAACCCCAGTGACTATGAATCCACCTTCTCCCCACACTCCAACCTTAGCATCTCCAACCCCACCTCCCCCAGTTCTTCCCACTGTtccttcccctctccctctctcttcctcaccCAACTTCCACCTTTCTAGCTCTTCAGCACTGTGTTCTCTACCGGTCCTGTCACCTAAATCTTCTCCCAGGTCGATTGAATTTAATCTGGAAGATCCTTCACCAGTCTGTGATTCAGATATTGGAAGGTTACAGTCTCAGCCAGAAGTGTTCAGTTTCCATAAAGGAGATGTAGATATTGTTGCCAGTTTCTTAAACCCAAATATACATTCACAAGATCAGGAAAATACAGGTTTAATTACCTCCTCAACAGATTCCTCTGCAATATTTGAAACACTACAGTCTTCTGCTTTGGGTACCACAGTACCTAAAGATGATAAGGATTCACCAAGCAATTACTCTAATGCACTAGTTATAGGCACCTCAGAAACGGTTGATCGTACTTTTGCTCCTGGGTATGATCTTACAGAAGCTTCATCGAACCACACTGTCACTCTGTGTAAGGGGACAGAGTGTCTCAAGGAGTCTCTGTTCTCATCTACGCCTCGTTCTCTTGACCCTCCTGTCCTTAATGCCTCTTTGCCAGAATCTCCACTGACTCCTTCATCCCTCCCTGCTGTTACATCAGAGTCTCCACCTATGCTAGTTTTACCGCCCTCTCCCGTGTCTGCAGTTATCAAAGAAGAACCTCAACTGAAAGACAAGCCAGTAGAGATGTCTGTCCGTCCTGATAGTGCAGTTTCTGGAAGGGCTTCTGATGAAGAGTCATGTGATCTAGAGCCTTTTTGCAAGAATTTTGTGTGTAACGTCTGCGAGAAGCTTTTTTGCTCCATAAAAGAGCTGAGTCGTCATATCACAGAGCATACGTTGGAGTGGCCGTTCAAGTGCGAGTTCTGCGTGCAGTTGTTTGGAAATGCCACAGCTTTACTAGAACACCGTTCCAGCCTCCATGGTGTTGGTAGAATATACATTTGCTCTGTGTGCAATAAGGAATTTGCTTTCCTTTGTAACCTCCAACAGCATCAGAATGACTTGCACCCTGGCCAggactgcacacacactgtgatgGAAAATGGAAAGTTGAGGCCTCAGAACTACAATGATCCATCAAGGACAAGCATGGAGTGCTCGCCTTCAACTACAGACTGTGAAACGTTCGCTGAGAGTGCTTCTCGGGTACATGCTAAAAGTCAGaaaggtgaagaggaagaactGGAAGACTCCTCTGAAGAACTGTACActacaattaaaataatggcTTCTGAAGGAGGCAAGCCTAAAGATCCAGATGTGCGCCTTGGCATTAACCAGCACTACCCCAGCTTCAAACCACCCCCCTTTCCATACCACAATCGCACTCCTGCTGGCTCTGTGACCTCTGCCACAAACTTCACCACACGCAACATCCCGCAAACATTTAGCACGGCCATCCGCTGCACAAAGTGTGGCAAGAGCTTTGACAACATGCCAGAGTTGCATAAACACATTCTAGCCTGTGCCAATGCTAGTGACAAAAAGCGatacacaccaaaaaaaaaccccattcCGCTGAAGCAGATTGCAAAACCCCAGAATGGTACAGTTTCACCTCCAATGACCATCAGTACAGGACAGAATGTGGCGCGTAGGACAGGACAGCCCAAGAGGCTCACCTTCTGCCAGGAGCAGTCGAGCAAGGTAAAGCTAAGTGTACTGAACAAAAAGAAGAACCAGCTTGTCCAGAAAGCCATATCCCAACGGAATAAGTCTTCTGCTATTATGAAAAAAGATGAGCAGCAGGAGAACCATGTGTGCCCACACTGCAACCGGGAGTTCACGTATCTAGGCAGCCTCAATAAACACGTGACTGTAAGTTGTCCCATGAAACCGGCTTCTAAGAAAGCAAAGAAGAGCAGGCCCGAATCCATTGTGGTCCAGGATAAAAATGCAAATCTCCGGAGGAGAACTGCAGATGCTGAAATAAAGCAGCAAGCATCAGATACTGTACACAAGCCTTTGGGAAAAACGAGGGCTCGAAGTTCTGGGCCACCAGATATTTCCAGCTTGCCGTTAAAACCACTGCCTAGTAGAGGAAAAGTGGCTGCTTTGCAGGTACGACCAAAGAGACCAGCTGGTCTTCAACCTGCCTCAGTTGCTTTAGGCAAGAAGAGCAAAAGAGACAATACCCTACAGCCTTCCCCTTCTCTTGTATTTCCAAACAACTCTGCACAGCGTCCAATCATGAGGATGCAGCGCGGGGGCAAAGAGGTGCCGCTGAGAAAAATGGAAGAAGCGAAACCACAACAGCAACTCAAGAAAGAGGAGCGTTTTTCTACAAAGATGagggagagggtgggtgggccAGTCACACGTAGTCTTCAGTTGGCTAGTGTGACAAGCCAAGCGGAGGTCAAGGCAGAAGACCTTTCCAGCCAAGAAACCAGGGAATCtcag GAGACCCTCCTGAAACTGGCACGATAG